The following are encoded in a window of Vigna unguiculata cultivar IT97K-499-35 chromosome 8, ASM411807v1, whole genome shotgun sequence genomic DNA:
- the LOC114194019 gene encoding putative pentatricopeptide repeat-containing protein At5g37570: MRTLTSLSSQSPTTKFKHWLMQWLDSAKTIDHLKQTHALFLKLLSQQPPHHYHHYMGRLLYRVLQFHGENANLCYAHQLFDTMPNCPNGFLWTSLIRAFLSHRAHVLHCISIYTRMHQNGILPSVLTFSSVLSACGRVPALFEGKQVHARVVQSGFIGNKIVQTALLDMYAKSGCISDARDVFDRMDDRDVVAWTAMICGYAKVGMMVDARWLFDNMGERNCFTWTTMVAGYANCEDMKAAKELYDVMSDKNEITWFSMIAGYGKLGNVEEARGVFDGIPALQSASACAAMLACYAQNGYAKEAIYMYEKMREEGIKITEVAMVGAMSACAQLRDIRMSNTLTDHLEEGCCDRTHVVSNALIHMHSKCGNINLAVKEFSIMRYRDMYAYSTMIAAFAEHGKSRDAINLFFKMQKEGLMPNPVTFIGVLNACSSSGLVEEGCRIFQIMTEVFGIKPLPEHYTCIVDLLGKAGQLERAYDLIKENATSADATTWSSLLAACRLYGNVSLGEITARHLFEIDPDDSGNYVLLANTYASKGKWEHAQVVKKLISEKGMKKPSGYSLIQ; the protein is encoded by the exons ATGAGAACTTTGACTTCACTGTCATCCCAAAGCCCAACCACAAAATTTAAGCATTGGTTAATGCAATGGCTGGACTCTGCCAAAACCATTGATCATCTGAAACAAACCCATGCTCTTTTTCTCAAACTCCTCTCTCAACAACCACCCCATCATTATCATCACTACATGGGTCGTTTGTTATACCGAGTTCTCCAATTCCATGGCGAAAATGCCAATCTTTGCTATGCCCACCAACTGTTTGACACAATGCCAAACTGCCCGAATGGCTTCCTTTGGACCTCCCTCATTCGTGCATTCCTATCCCATCGTGCCCATGTTCTCCATTGCATTTCTATCTATACTAGAATGCATCAAAATGGGATTTTGCCTTCCGTGCTCACCTTCTCTTCGGTACTTAGCGCGTGTGGGCGAGTCCCGGCTTTGTTTGAAGGAAAACAAGTGCATGCCAGAGTGGTGCAGTCGGGGTTTATTGGAAACAAGATTGTGCAAACTGCACTCCTTGACATGTATGCAAAATCGGGCTGTATAAGTGATGCACGTGATGTGTTTGATAGGATGGATGACAGGGATGTTGTTGCTTGGACGGCGATGATTTGTGGGTATGCTAAAGTAGGAATGATGGTTGATGCACGGTGGCTCTTTGATAACATGGGAGAACGCAATTGTTTTACTTGGACTACCATGGTTGCTGGATATGCAAATTGTGAAGACATGAAAGCTGCCAAGGAATTGTATGATGTAATGAGTGACAAGAATGAGATCACTTGGTTTTCAATGATAGCAGGCTATGGTAAGTTAGGTAACGTGGAGGAAGCAAGAGGAGTATTTGATGGAATACCTGCGCTGCAGTCTGCATCTGCTTGTGCAGCAATGCTTGCTTGTTATGCACAGAATGGATACGCAAAGGAAGCTATTTACATGTATGAGAAAATGAGAGAAGAAGGGATAAAAATCACTGAGGTGGCAATGGTGGGGGCTATGTCAGCTTGTGCACAACTGAGGGACATTAGAATGTCAAACACACTAACGGACCATCTTGAGGAGGGTTGCTGTG ATAGAACACATGTTGTTTCCAATGCATTGATCCATATGCACTCAAAATGTGGAAATATAAACTTAGCAGTAAAAGAATTCAGTATAATGAGATACAGGGATATGTATGCCTACAGTACAATGATTGCTGCCTTTGCTGAGCATGGAAAATCACGAGATGCTATAAACCTTTTCTTTAAAATGCAAAAGGAGGGATTAATGCCAAACCCAGTCACATTCATTGGTGTCCTCAATGCTTGTAGCTCTTCTGGTCTTGTTGAAGAAGGTTGTAGGATTTTCCAGATTATGACTGAGGTATTTGGTATTAAGCCCTTACCGGAGCACTATACTTGTATAGTTGATCTCCTTGGGAAGGCTGGGCAACTAGAAAGGGCCTATGATCTAATAAAGGAGAATGCAACCAGTGCTGATGCAACAACTTGGAGCTCTTTATTGGCGGCTTGCAGGCTATATGGCAATGTAAGTTTGGGTGAGATTACAGCCAGACATCTCTTTGAGATTGACCCTGACGATTCTGGAAATTATGTTCTTCTAGCAAACACTTACGCATCGAAAGGTAAATGGGAGCATGCACAAGTGGTTAAGAAGTTGATTAGTGAAAAGGGAATGAAAAAACCTTCAGGGTATAGTTTGATTCAGTGA